Below is a genomic region from Acidobacteriota bacterium.
TCACCGGCACGTTCCGGCGCGCGCCTGCTCCGGTTGTTCGATGGCTCCGCCAGACGCCGCTCGTGCAGGACATCGTCATTGGCAACATGGAGTACGTGCTCGTCCGCCGGCGGGAAGGGTAGTAACAGCCGTCATGGCATCCATTGACGCCTTTCGACCTGAAGACGCCAGAGCGATTGTTGCGATGTACCGTCGCGTGTTTGGCAACGACTCCGCCGACGAGAACCGCCTGCGCTGGGAGTGGCAGTACGCGCACAACCCCAACAACCCGGCCGGCGGACCGCTCATCTGGGTCGCGCGTGAGGGATCGACTGTCGTCGGCCAGTACGCGACGATGCCGGTCCGGTTGCAGGTCGCCGGCGCCGAGATCGACGCGTCGTGGGGTATGGACGTGATGATTGCGCCCGAGCGCCAGCGCCAGGGCCTCGGCGATGCGCTGTTCCGGTGGTGGGACCAGCACGGTGGCGCCTCGCTCGGCCTGGGTCTGTCAGAGGCGTCGTATCGGCTGTTCCAGAAGCTGCACTGGCCGAACGCCGGACCGGTGCCCTGCCTGATCAAGCCCCTGTCGAGGCGGGCCTTTCGCCGGCCCAACTGGCCGATGCCGATTAATCGTCTCGTGTCGGCGCTGACGCATCCGCTGATCCGCATCATTTCGCGCTCGAGGCCCCTGCGGGCCGAGATCGTGCCGGTTGATCGATTCGGCGAAGAATTCACGCTGCTGTGGAAGCGCCTCGCGCCCAAGTTCGATTTCTCGGTCAAGCGTGATGCGGCCTATCTCAACTGGAAGTACCTCGAACCCCCCCACGTCCGCTACTCGACGGTCGCACTCCGGCGCGGATCAGAAGTGCACGGGTACGCGGTCTACCGCCACGTGCGCGAACCTCGCGGACGGGTGACGCTGCTCGTCGATTTCCTGGCGCACCCCGACGATGATCTTGGGGTGAAGACGATCCTGCGTTGGGTGGACCAGGAGGCACGACGCGCCGATTCGGACAAGATCCGCGCCTTCGCGTTGCACGAGGGTTTCCGCCGCATCATGAAGCGGTCGGGCTACTTCCAGGTGAAGTCGACGATGGAGTTCATGGCCAAGATCAACGCGATCGAGGTGCCGCCTGGTTTCTATGCGAGCACGGCGCGCTGGCACGTGACACTCGGCGATTCGGACCAGGACCGGTAGGAGCCGGACGGCTGCCATGCTGCATCTGCTCGTGGGCATCGACACCGAAGGCGACAACCAGTGGTCGGCCGAATCGCGCGTGAACCAGCGGTTCGAGAACATCTACGCGCTGCCGATTCTTCACGCGCTGTTCCGGCGCCACGGCGTCAGGCCGACTTACCTCGTCACGTACCCCGTTGTGAGCGATTCGAGATCGGCCGATGTCCTGCGCCGGCTCCGCGCGGGCGGCGACTGCGAGATCGGGGCTCACCACCACGTCTGGGAAACACCGCCGTGCACGAGCGAAGACGTGCAGCGGCATCAGTACGCGCTGCAACTGCCGGCCGATCGGTTCGCGGCCCAGATCAGGGCGCTCGGCGTCGCCATCGCGCATCAGATTGGCGAGTGGCCGGTGTCCTACCGATCCGGGCGGTTCGGGTTCTCCGCCCGTCATGTCTCCGATCTTGAGCGCGCCGGCTATCGCATCGAGTCGAGCGTGGCGCCGCTCTTCTACGAAAGGCACAAGGGCGGCCCTG
It encodes:
- a CDS encoding GNAT family N-acetyltransferase, with translation MASIDAFRPEDARAIVAMYRRVFGNDSADENRLRWEWQYAHNPNNPAGGPLIWVAREGSTVVGQYATMPVRLQVAGAEIDASWGMDVMIAPERQRQGLGDALFRWWDQHGGASLGLGLSEASYRLFQKLHWPNAGPVPCLIKPLSRRAFRRPNWPMPINRLVSALTHPLIRIISRSRPLRAEIVPVDRFGEEFTLLWKRLAPKFDFSVKRDAAYLNWKYLEPPHVRYSTVALRRGSEVHGYAVYRHVREPRGRVTLLVDFLAHPDDDLGVKTILRWVDQEARRADSDKIRAFALHEGFRRIMKRSGYFQVKSTMEFMAKINAIEVPPGFYASTARWHVTLGDSDQDR